The region CCAACGACTACCGGTGCCTGCAGCGCCGCCGCTTCCACCGCTCCGCGGATCGCCTCGATATCGTCGGCGCTGAGGTTCTTGCCAAGTTGCACCGCCGTGCCTTGCAGTACCTTTTCGATGCGCAAGCCGAGCAGCGGCAGCACCACGGGTTCGACATCGGCATCGGGCCAGCGCGCTTCGAGTTCGTGCACCAGCATGCGCACCGCCACGGCTTCGCTGTCGATCAGCACGCCGTCGCAATCGCAGATCAGCGCGAACTGACTTCCATTCGTGCCTGCCGTCATTTGACCGCCCCGAACGTAAGGCCGCGCACCAGTTGCTTCTGCGACAGCCAGCCGACGATCAGGATCGGTGCGACCGCGAGCAGCGACGCTGCGGAGAGCTTCGCCCAGAACAAGCCTTCAGGACTCGAATATGACGCGATGAACACGGTCAGCGGCGCGGCGTGCGAACTCGACAGGTTGATGCTCCAGAATGCTTCGTTCCACGACAGGATCACCAGCAGCAGCGCAGTGGAGGCGAGTCCCGGCAGCGACATCGGCATCAGCAGGTAGACGATTTCCTGCCACGTGGCCGCGCCGTCAATCCGTCCTGCTTCGAGAATGTCGCGTGGAATTTCAGCGAAGTACGTGAACGACATCCACACCGCAATCGGCAGATTGATCAGCGTGTAGACGATCACCAGACCGGACACCGTATCGAGCAGGCCGCTGTTTTTCCACAGCAGATAGATCGGCACCAGCACGCCGACCGACGGCATCATCTTGGTCGACAGCATCCACAGCAGCACTTTCTGCGTGCGGCGCGTCGGAAAGAAGGCCATCGCGTATGCGGCCGGCACGGCGAGAATCAGGCACAGCACCGTGACGCCCGCCGAGATCAGGATTGAATTCCAAGCGAACGAGAAGTAGTTGCTGCGCGCGAACACCTCGCGGAAGCTATCGAGCGTCGGGATAAAAAACAGCGACGACGAATACGCCTGCTGCTCCGTCTTGAACGCGGTGATTGTCATCCAGAAGATCGGGAAGAACAGCAGCAGCGCGACCAGCCAGGCGATCACGCCGGGAATGCCGCGGCGAATCGCGTCGAACGGCGACTTGGCCGGCACGCTCATTGGCGTCGTGGTGGACGCCGGTGTAGAGGCAACGTGGCTCATTTTTCGTACTCCCCTTTCAGGTTCTTCGCGAGCATCCGCACAAGGAAGAACGACACGATGTTAGCCAGCACGACAGCCAGAATGCCGCCCGCCGAAGCGAGACCGACGTCGAACTGTTGCAGGCCCAGCGAATAGATCAGGTACGACAGATTGGTGGTCGCGGTGCCCGGACCGCCGCCCGTGGTCGTATAGATTTCGGCGAAGATCGACAGCAGGAAAATCGTCTCCATCATCACCACCACAGCGATCGCCCGTTTCAGGTGAGGCAGCGTGATGTAGAAGAACATCGAAAACGGACCCGCGCCGTCGATGCGCGCCGCTTCCTTCTGCTCCTGATCGAGCGACTGGATCGCGGTGAACAGAATCAGGAACGCGAACGGCAGCCACTGCCAGGCGACGATCATGATCACCGCCGTCAGCGGATAGTCGGCAAACCAGTCGATCGGCTGCATGCCGATCGCGCGCATGCCCTGCGCGATCAGGCCATACACCGGATGCAGGATCATGTTCTTCCAGATCAGCGCACTGACGGTCGGCATCACGAAGAACGGCGCGATCGCCAAGAGCCGCGCGACACCCTGGCCGTAGAACTTACGGTCGAACAGGATCGCCATCAGCACGCCGCCGACCACCGTGATCACCAGCACCGAGATGATCAGTTCGAGCGTGTGCCCGATCGACGGTCCGAACGACGGA is a window of Paraburkholderia phytofirmans OLGA172 DNA encoding:
- a CDS encoding carbohydrate ABC transporter permease; this encodes MSVPAKSPFDAIRRGIPGVIAWLVALLLFFPIFWMTITAFKTEQQAYSSSLFFIPTLDSFREVFARSNYFSFAWNSILISAGVTVLCLILAVPAAYAMAFFPTRRTQKVLLWMLSTKMMPSVGVLVPIYLLWKNSGLLDTVSGLVIVYTLINLPIAVWMSFTYFAEIPRDILEAGRIDGAATWQEIVYLLMPMSLPGLASTALLLVILSWNEAFWSINLSSSHAAPLTVFIASYSSPEGLFWAKLSAASLLAVAPILIVGWLSQKQLVRGLTFGAVK
- a CDS encoding carbohydrate ABC transporter permease — protein: MRPLRLPLMHAHPQTEKEREVRKANSARWLVSPSVAVLVLWMAIPLAMTIWFSFSRYNLLNPDLKGFAGFDNYKYLATDPSFGPSIGHTLELIISVLVITVVGGVLMAILFDRKFYGQGVARLLAIAPFFVMPTVSALIWKNMILHPVYGLIAQGMRAIGMQPIDWFADYPLTAVIMIVAWQWLPFAFLILFTAIQSLDQEQKEAARIDGAGPFSMFFYITLPHLKRAIAVVVMMETIFLLSIFAEIYTTTGGGPGTATTNLSYLIYSLGLQQFDVGLASAGGILAVVLANIVSFFLVRMLAKNLKGEYEK